A segment of the Bacillus licheniformis DSM 13 = ATCC 14580 genome:
AAAATTTAGGCGTCAACCCTTTGTCAAAAACAATGTTTTCAGGCGCAGCGATCAGGTGCAGCCTTTTAATTGAATGTTCTTCAACGGCTTTCACGAGCTGGTACGCGAATAGCCACTTGCTTTTTTTATTTTTCCCTTTTATATAACGAAATTCTTTATATTCGGAAGGAGGCTGAATCATAATTTGGACTTCATCATCGGTCATGACGGCTTCTTTATTAAAGGAAGGATCGACTTCTTTAATGACGTTTGCTTCCAAGCCGTTCACAAGATTGATCTTCTCTCTTTGAAAACGAAAGATATATGTACCGTCTTCTTTCGTCATGACGGCCTCTAATTGGTCTTCGAGATACGTTTTCTTTTTCTCTGCCATTCATCCAGATCCTTTCATAATATTTCCAGACGGTCACCTGTCGTAATTCCGCATTGCGATAATGTATATTCGCCTGAAAAAACGGCATCTTTATTTGTCACCCTTACCCAGTAGCCTTCCCGGGGAGGCACCGGTATGCTTTTGGCTTGCCACGCAATGTCGACTACCTTTTTAACAGAATGGTAATCCGACAGTCTGAGGTCAAAGACGCTGCCGTCGTAATGTTTTAAATCGATGGTAATGTCAACATACACCAGTTCATCACCTCTCAATAGAAAAAGCGCCGTCATCTTCTTTTGAATTAGGCGCTTCTCTCATTCTTCTAATCTGTAAATTAGCCGCGGATTTGGCTAGCGATGTCTTGGTCAGTGCTTTCAAGAGTGTTAGCAGTCTGATGAAGCTGTTTAGAAACGTCGCTTAGAAGTTCAGCCATTTTAATAAAAGAAGGTCTTAGCTCTTGGTATTGCTCTGAGAACGCACGGCTTGATTCACCTTCCCACATATCTTGAAGCTGGTTGATCATTTGATCAAGACGCTGATTGACCTGCTCAGTCACATCTCCGCTTTCTTTTTGATATCTGTCAGCCATTTGCCGCAGTTCAGCCGGCGTAACACGAATGATTCCTGACATATTCCTTATACCTCCTGCGCTATTCGCCCTAGATATGGGCTAAATAACTTATTTTTTTGAACGCTTTTATTATAAAAACAAGATTGAGGCACAGTCAAACAAATCTGTTGTTATTTTACAAAATGAGTCTAAAGGTTTATCATTCCTCTATTTCCACCCAGCAAAAATTATAGAAATCTAGTAAAAATATCTCAATTTTCTTCTTTCGGAACATTCGCATCAAAAGGCATGGTTCAATGTGACTATCTGAGACTAAAGCGTTTCCATAGGATAAAGGAAGGATTGCCTATGCGCAAAAAAGCCCGCCTCTCTTAGAGGCAGGCTTGTCTTGATCAGCCCGCTTTCAAGCCGGCTGACTTTTGTTTTTCCTTATTATAGTGGTGCAAAAAGAAATCGTCAGTTTCCGCCCGAATGACTTTCCATAAGAGCACAAGGGCGATCAAGTTCGGGATCATCATTAATGCGTTTGCCGCGTCGGCAAAAGCCCATACAGTATTCAGGCTTGCGACTGCACCGTAATATGCAGCAATGACATAAACGACACGATAAAGCGGCACCCATTTTAAACCAACTAAATATTCCAGACATTTTTCTCCATATACATACCAACCGACAATGGTTGAGTAGCCAAAGAAAATCACCGAAAACGTGACGATGTATTTGCCCGCGGCTCCCAGCGAAGAAGCAAACGCGGCGTTTGTCAGCGCGCCGGCATCAAGCGATGCATCGTGGGCAACACCAGAAAGCAGACCGCCTGAAGGATCCCAGAATCCCGTGATAATGAGGACAAGCCCCGTCATCGTACAAACGATCAATGTAACGATGAAAGTTCCCGTCATCGCAACCAAAGCGGCCTTGACGGGGTGATCGGATTTCGCGTTTCCTGCGATTAAAGCAGCGGTACCAAGACCAGCTTCATTTGAAAAGATTCCTTTCGACATTCCGTTTCTGATCGCCTCAGAGACGACCACGCCAGTAAAGCCCCCCGCGGCTGACACCGGGTTGAAGGCGTGATAAAAAATCAGCTGGAACGCCGGAATGATTTGATCATAATGAAGGAAAATAATGATCAGTGATCCGCCGATATAAAGTATCGCCATGACCGGCACAAAAATGCTCGCAACCGTGCTGACACGCTGAAAACCGCCGAAGATGATCGCAGCCGTCAATACCGCGAGCACAAGGCCGATGATCCAGCCGGGAATCCCGAAGCTCTGTGTAACGACTTCCGAAATCGTGTTGGACTGGACGGAATCCCCGATTCCAAAAGAGGCAAGCACACCTGACAATGCAAATAAAACGGCAAGCGGCTTCCACTTCTTCCCGAGCCCTTTTTCGACATAGTACATCGGCCCGCCCGAATATTCGCCCCGCTCATTTTTGACGCGGTATTTCGTGGCGAGCAATGCTTCGCTGTATTTTGTAGCCATCCCTAAAAGACCGACGAGCCACATCCAAAACAAAGCCCCCGGACCTCCAACCGTAATCGCCGTGGCTACACCGGCAATATTTCCATTTCCGATCGTTCCGGCAAGCGTTGTCATCAGCGCCTTGAAATTGCTGACATCACCGTCTGCTCCGGCTGATTCTTTTTCTTTCCCGAATGCAAGTTTGAATGCATATATCAATCTTTTAAATTGAAGCCCCCGCAGGATGAACGTCAGAAATAAACCGGTTCCCGCAAGCATAACGATGCCCGGGACTCCCCATAAAAAGCCGTTGATTTTCTCTAGAATCGCCAATGTTCCTACTCCTCTTATTTCAGAATAATTAAATTTGGTTTAATACATCGCCGTGTTTATGAAAAATAATAAATCACCAGCGACTTTTTTGTTGATTTTAACAAACAACTATATTCATAATAAAAGTAAGATGGGTATATGTCAAAATTTTTTCATGCAAACATAAAAAGTAGGGGTTTTTTATGAACAATCGAAACAATCCTTTTAAATATCAATATGACCGTTTAGAAGATGTGGCAGATCATATCAGCGAGGTGCTGGACTGTCCGATTACGATAGAAGACATCAACCACCGCCTCCTTGCTTACAGCACCCACAGCGACTACACGGACCCGGCGAGAACGTCAACAATCATCGGAAGGCGCGTTCCGGAAAAAGTCATCAACAAGCTTTGGAAGGATGGAACGATTCCCGCCTTGATGAAAACCGACGAACCGATCAGGGTCGAACAAATCGATGAAGTCGGCCTGTCGAGCCGCGTGGCGATTTCAATCTGGAAAAACAGCGAGGTTATCGGTTTTATCTGGGCGCTGGAAAGCCAAAAAACGCTGTCGGAAGACGAGCTTCACCTTTTGAAGCTGGCCGCGGATTCCGTAAAGAACAAGCTGCTGCCTTATCAGGTCCGAAAAAGAAAAAATGAACAGCGCAGCCAGGAATTTTTCTGGAAGCTATTGACCGGGCACATTTCGGAAGATCAGGAAATCTCCGACGGCTTTCACCAGCTTGGCATCGGAGTTCCTTCAACTTATTCGGTCATCATCATCCGGCTGAAAGACGAAATCGAAGAAAAAACCGAAAAGCAGCTCCATTACTTGCTGGAAACGACGCAGCAGCTGCAAATCCTTCTGGCTACAATCGACTATAATGAGCTGATTGTCCTCGCTTCGCCAAAAACGGGGCAAAAAGGGCAGCCGTTCAATGATTTAAAGCAATTTGCCGCGAATATACAAAAGCAACTTGAAGAGCGCTATAAACTGAATAACTGCACGATCGCGATCGGCGGAATGTACAGCTTGATCACCCTTGTACACCAGTCTTATCAGGAAGCGCTCTCGGCGCTGAAGGTCAAGGAGCGTTTTCCCGATGAGACAAGGCACCTCGTCAGCTTTTCAGAGCTCGGCATCTACCAGTATCTCGACGTGCTCAGCGAAAAACGGAAACATGCAAGCTATCCAAACTATTCTTTAATGCAGCTTGAAGCATATGATAAAGAGCACCACTCCAATCTTGTCGAGACGCTTGAACAATTCATCGAATGCGACAGCAACGTCAACACCGCCGCAAAAAAGCTGAACATTCACGTCAACACGCTGAATTACAGGCTGAAACGCATCAGCAAAATCGCCGAAATCGATTTAAAAAACATCAATGAAAAATTTACGATTTATCTTGAAATCAAGCTTCGCAACATGCATTTGTGAAATTCCACAAATGCATGTTTTTTTATTTTTCGATTCAAACAAAGAAAATTCTAAAAAGTCAGTATAAACTAAAGCAACAGCATTTTTACAGAAAAAGGAGGAATGATCGGATGATTATCGGCGTACCGAAAGAAATCAAAAACAATGAAAACCGTGTTGCTTTGACTCCCGGTGCGGCTTCTCAATTGATCGCGGCAGGACACCGCGTCATCGTGGAAAAAGACGCGGGGACTGGAAGCGGGTTTGAAAATGAGGATTACGTCTCAGTGGGAGCCGAGATCTCAGAACAAGCGGAAGCCGTCTGGGAAGCGGCTGAAATGGTGATGAAAGTCAAAGAGCCGCTCCCTGAAGAATATCCGTATTTTAGAGAAGGTCTCATCTTGTTCACCTACCTGCATCTAGCCGCAGAGCCTTCCTTGGCTGAAGCATTAAAGCAGAAAGGCGTGACAGCCATCGCCTATGAAACCGTCAGCAATGGCCGTTCCCTTCCTTTGCTGACGCCGATGTCTGAGGTAGCCGGGCGGATGGCCGCCCAAATCGGCGCGCAGTTCCTCGAAAAGCCGAAAGGCGGAAAAGGCATATTATTGGCCGGTGTACCCGGAGTCGCGCGCGGGAAAGTGACGATCATCGGCGGAGGCGTTGTCGGCACAAATGCGGCAAAAATCGCGGCGGGCCTCGGAGCCGACGTGACGATGATCGATTTAAGCGCGGATCGCCTGCGCCAGCTTGATGATCAATTCGGCAATCAAATTAAAACATTGATGTCCAATCCGGTCAACATCGCCGATGCCGTAGCGGAAGCCGACCTCCTCATCTGCGCGGTTCTGATCCCGGGTGCCAAAGCGCCGACTTTAGTGACGGAAGAGATGGTCAAACAGATGAAACCGGGCTCTGTGATTGTTGACGTCGCAATCGATCAAGGCGGCATCGTCGAGACGGTGGATCACATCACAACCCACGACAATCCGACCTATGTCAAACACGGAGTCGTCCATTACGCTGTTGCCAACATGCCTGGCGCCGTTCCGCGGACATCTACAGTTGCGCTGACGAATGTAACAGTTCCGTATGCGCTTGAAATCGCGAACAAAGGCGCGGAAAAAGCGATTCTTGAAAACCCTGCGCTAAAAGCCGGCGTCAACACAGCAAACGGCCATATTACTTATGAAGCCGTAGCCAGGGACTTAAACTATGGCTACGTTCCCGCAGAGCTTGCGATCGAAAATTCGTCGTCAGCCGCCGGCGCATAGCATCAAAAAAACAGAGCCTCGGAAAATATGCCCGAAGCTCTGTCTTTTTTTTATGATTCCGTTTTCCGGCGATCCTGAATCAATTTTGCCGCAATTGCAGAAACAGGAACCGCCCCAAACAGGACGATTCTCCACAGCGTCCGGTCAGAGGCATCGCCGACTGCGGCAAACAGTGCCAGAACTGCCGCAGCCGTCAGCAATAATAAAACAGCAAAAGCCTTTTTCTTGAATGATGCAATGAAAAGCCAAAAACAGGCGCTCAGCATTAAAAATATGAACAGCTGTACGAAAAACATATTCATCCTCCCCGCTAATCAAAGCTGTATCTTTCTTCTTTCCACGGATTTCCCCTAAGATGGTAGCCGTTTTTCTCCCAAAAGCCCGGATGGTTTTCCTTTGTAAACTGAATGCCCCTCAGCCATTTGGCGCTTTTCCAAAAATACAAATGCGGCATCACCGCTCTGAGCGGAAAGCCGTGCTCCGGCGTGAGCGGGGCGCCGTTATGGGAATGAGCCAAAAGAGACGAATCCTTCAAAAAGTCTTCGAGCGGAACATTCGTCGTCCAGCCTTCCTCTGCATGCAAGATGACAAATCTGGCTTCCGGAAGCGGCTTTACTCTTTCAGCGATCTCCTTTGTCTTGATCCCTTCCCAAACATTATCGAGCTTGGACCAGCCTGTTACACAATGAATGTCATTGGACACTTCGCTTTGCGGCATCTCATGAAGATCATCCAACGTCAGCAGGAGCGGCTGTTCGACAAGTCCGTAAATTTGCAAATTCCATTTTGACAGGTCTTCGTATTCCGGAACATGTCCTGCATGAAGAACAGGAAAAGATGTTGTGACATTTTGGTTTGGAGGCACCCTGTCGGACTTGTGCGGTTTTGTTTTCCCAAAAAACACGAAAGAACCCCCTTTGTTAACTCGAATAAAAAAGTGGTTGACAAACTATTTTGTGATCTCTTACGATAAAGTTGTGTGAATCACTGAGGAGGAACAAAGATCATGAATAATAAAAAACTTCGCGCCGGCGATATGGCGCTTGTCGGAATGTTTGCCGCTCTGATGGGGATCGGCGCTAATATCACTTCGTTTGCCCCGTTTCTGCAAATCGGCGGTATTCCGCTTACGATGCAGCCTTTCTTCTGTTTGCTTGCCGGACTTTTGCTCGGCCGTAAATTAGGTGCGCTGTCCATGATTGTCTATGCGTTAGTCGGCTTTATTGGCGCTCCGGTATTCGCTTCTTTTTCAGGCGGTATTTCCGTTCTTTTTAAAGGAAGCGCAGGCTTTATTCTATCCTATATTCCTGCCGCATATGCCGCGGGCTGGATCACGGACAAACTATCCGAACCGAAAACAGGCCACTTTTTCGCAGCCTCATTGATCGGTACGCTGATCATTTATCTGATCGGCGTCAACTATACGTATCTCGCTTTTTCCACTTGGCTCAATACACCGATGTCATATTCAGCCGTTTGGAAAATGATGGCCTGGTTCTTCGTGAAAGACTTGGCATTCTCCGTTCTGCTCGCCGCGCTCGCCTCAAAGGTTTTCCGGGCGGTTCAAAAAGGCGCAGGCTTCAGAAGAAATCCGACTTTTTAATAAAGAGAGCCCGTGGTGCGGTTCTCATTTTATTTTAACAAACATAGAAAAAAATTCCCCTCGTTTTGAGGGGAATTTTTTTAAAGAACAATCGCCGCGATCCAGCCGAACAAAATCAGCGGAATATTATAGAAGATGAATGTCGGAACACAGGTGTCCCAAATGTGGTGGTGCTGTCCGTCCGCATTTAAGCCGGATGTCGGTCCAAGCGTGCTGTCGCTCGCAGGTGAACCGGCGTCTCCGAGAGCTGCGGCCGTCCCGATAATGGCGATTGTCGCCATCGGGCTGAAGCCAAGCTGCATGCAAAGCGGAACAAATATCGTTGCGATAATCGGAATCGTCGCAAATGAGGAACCGATCCCCATTGTGATCAATAAGCCGACAACCAGCATCAGCAATGCGCCGAGCACCTGATTATTGCTGATGAAACCTGTTGACGCTTCAACAAGCGCTTTGACATCGCCCGTTTTTTCAAGCACATTGGCAAAACCGGCCGCGGCCAGCATCACAAATCCGATAAACGCCATCATGTTCATGCCGTTAGTGATCAATTCGTCCGCTTCGCCGCGCTTCATCGCTCCGCTTAAAAACAAGACCGCCAAACCGCTGAGCGCGCCGAAGATCATTCCGTCGACGTCTAAGCTCTGAGACAAATAGAGCTGTACGCTTAATGATACAGCGATGGCCAAAACGGCAATCGAAAGGCTTTTCTTCGTATAGGACGCCGACTTTTGACCGGCGATTTCCTTCATTTCATATGTGCGGGGTTTGCGGTACACAAAAGCAGCAACGGCCAAACCGGCAATCATCCCGACAATCGGAATGATCATGGCGATTGGAATATCAGCCAATGTGACAGAAAGGCCTGCATCTTTCATATTGTCTTTCAAAATCCCCTGGAAAATCTGGCCGAAGCCGACGGGAAGCAAAATATACGGAGCTGTCAATCCGAATGTCATCGCACACGCAATCAGGCGGCGGTCCACTTGCAGCTCATTCAAAATTTTCAATAACGGCGGAATTAAAACAGGAATAAATGCGATATGAACCGGAACGACATTTTGAGACATACAAGAAATAATTAAAATCACGAAGACGATCAGCGCTTTTGAAAGGGTTTTGCGCCTTGTATCGCCTTCTTTGCCGATCAGCTTGACAGCAGCTTCAACCATGGCATCCGGAAGACCCGTTTTCGTCAAAGCGACTGCAAAAGCGCCAAGGAGCGCGTAGCTGACTGCGACGGTTGCGTTGCCTCCGAGTCCTTCCGTAAATACGCTGACCGTCTGGCCGAGACCGAGACCGCCCGTCAGACCGCCGGCAAGAGCGCCCACAATCAGGGCTAGAACGACATTGACCCGCAGCAGGCTTAATATAAGCATCACAATAACAGCAATCACAACTGCATTCATATTTGAAACCTCCGAACAAACACTTTAGTTTGCTAATGTAGTAGATAATTAAAGTAATGAACGTATATTACCACATGTTTTATGAATGCGTCAATGAGACATCTGCGTTTTTTCCATAAAAAAATCCCCTTCTAGCAAAGGGGATGAAAGACTACAAATTTCCCGAAAACCGCTCGACAAACGTGACAAGCGTTCTCACCATCACGCCCGTTCCGCCTTTCGGTCCAAAGCATGAGTTTTGAGCTGTCGTTGCCGTTCCGGCGATGTCAAGGTGAACCCATGGCGTCTGCTCGGCGAATTCGCCGAGGAACGTTCCGGCCATAATCGCATGGCCTTCCCTGCCCGGTGAATTGTTAAGATCGGCCATTTGGCTGTTTTTTACTCTTTTTTTGTCTTTTTCAGTAATCGGAAGCTGCCAAATCGCTTCTCCCGCTTCTTCAGCCGCCTGTCTCACCTGCTGATAAAGCGGATCATGATTTGTCATCGCTCCCGTCGTTTCCGTTCCCAGAGCTACGACGACGCCTCCGGTCAGTGTCGCGACATCGATCAGCACGGAAGCTCCGTGGTGCTTCGCATATGTCAGTCCGTCAGCGAGCGCCAGCCTTCCTTCGGCGTCCGTATTCAAGATCTCAATCGTCTTGCCGCTCAAGGAAACGATGACGTCGTCCGGCTTCATTGCGCTTCCCGAAATCATGTTATCAGTCGACGGAATCACGGCAAGCACGTTTTGTTCCGGCCTCAATTCGCCGATCGCTTCCATCGCTCCCAAAACGCTGGCGGCTCCGCCCATATCGGACTTCATGCCGACAATCCCGCTCTTTGTCTTAATCGAATAGCCTCCGGTATCAAACGTAATCCCTTTGCCGACTAAACCGATGACGTCATCCCATGTTTCTTTTCCTTGATATTTCAAGACGATCATTTTCGGCGGCTCTTCTGATCCTTGGTTGACCGCGAGGAGACCGCCCATCCCGAGCTCTTCCATTTCAGCCTTTTCAAGAATTTCACATTCAAATTCGTATTTCGCCGCCAATTCAGCGGCATATGACGCGAGATCCGCCGCTGTCAGCATGTTCCCCGGCATGTTCACGAGGGTTCTCGCCGAATTCGTCGCATTTCCGTACACCTGTCCGACATGCAGACTCGCCTGAATCTCCTTCAGGTCATGGTCTGTCAAAACATAGACGCTTTGCAGACATTGATCAGGCACATTTGATCTGTGCTTGTAATCCTGCACTTCATAGCATGACAGCATGCACGATTCAGCCAATGCATGTGCGGCGTCAGCAGCTGGGACTTCTTCGGATACGAAGCTGTCGAGCATGACGGTTAACTCCTGCTTTCGATCTTTGTGAATCAGCTGAACAGCTTCGGCAAAGCACTGCTTCGCATCCTCGAAGGTAAATTCCGCTTCACGGCCCAATCCGACGATATAAATGCGTTTGACTCCCTGAAGCGAAGGGGTAAATATTTTAGACACTTTCGCTTTTTTGGAAGATACATCCCCGTCTTTCAGCAGCTGAGAAAGCTGGCCGTTCAAAAGGCGGTCGATTTCTTCAGCCTTACCGTACAGCCGGCTTTTTTTAAACAGTCCGATTAAAAGCGTTTCTTTTTTTTCGAAATCTTTAAAGGCATAAAACATGCGTTCACAGCTCCTTATCAGCAAAGTGAGTAAAATTAAAACAACAATGTTATAATAGGAAAAACATTTTTTCCCGATGGGGTTTCATATCATATATTTTAGCAAATAACTGCGTGCTTTTCTGAATTCATCTCTATTTTCTTTATAGAAAGGATGTTCTGCAAAATGGAAATCCTCACAAACTTTCCTTTGCTGGCGAGCTTTGCCGCGATCTTTTTCGCTCAGTTTATCAAGGTTCCCATTTACTTTGTCGTCTCAAAAAAATGGGATTGGCGGCTTGTCACAAGCACGGGCGGAATGCCGAGTTCACACTCAGCGGCCGTCACGGCGCTCTCGACCGGTGTAGCTCTTGATCACGGGATGGATTCTTCTTTGTTCGCCGTTTCCGCAATATTTGCCGTTATTACGATGTTTGATGCAACCGGAGTGAGAAGACATGCCGGAGAACAAGCAACAGTGATCAACCGGCTTGTCCGCGATTTTAACCGCTTTGTCAACGAAGCGAAGGATTTCCCTAAAAGCCATCAGGAAGAAAAACAGAAAAAGCTGAAGGAA
Coding sequences within it:
- a CDS encoding EsaB/YukD family protein, with the protein product MYVDITIDLKHYDGSVFDLRLSDYHSVKKVVDIAWQAKSIPVPPREGYWVRVTNKDAVFSGEYTLSQCGITTGDRLEIL
- a CDS encoding WXG100 family type VII secretion target encodes the protein MSGIIRVTPAELRQMADRYQKESGDVTEQVNQRLDQMINQLQDMWEGESSRAFSEQYQELRPSFIKMAELLSDVSKQLHQTANTLESTDQDIASQIRG
- a CDS encoding alanine/glycine:cation symporter family protein; amino-acid sequence: MAILEKINGFLWGVPGIVMLAGTGLFLTFILRGLQFKRLIYAFKLAFGKEKESAGADGDVSNFKALMTTLAGTIGNGNIAGVATAITVGGPGALFWMWLVGLLGMATKYSEALLATKYRVKNERGEYSGGPMYYVEKGLGKKWKPLAVLFALSGVLASFGIGDSVQSNTISEVVTQSFGIPGWIIGLVLAVLTAAIIFGGFQRVSTVASIFVPVMAILYIGGSLIIIFLHYDQIIPAFQLIFYHAFNPVSAAGGFTGVVVSEAIRNGMSKGIFSNEAGLGTAALIAGNAKSDHPVKAALVAMTGTFIVTLIVCTMTGLVLIITGFWDPSGGLLSGVAHDASLDAGALTNAAFASSLGAAGKYIVTFSVIFFGYSTIVGWYVYGEKCLEYLVGLKWVPLYRVVYVIAAYYGAVASLNTVWAFADAANALMMIPNLIALVLLWKVIRAETDDFFLHHYNKEKQKSAGLKAG
- a CDS encoding PucR family transcriptional regulator: MNNRNNPFKYQYDRLEDVADHISEVLDCPITIEDINHRLLAYSTHSDYTDPARTSTIIGRRVPEKVINKLWKDGTIPALMKTDEPIRVEQIDEVGLSSRVAISIWKNSEVIGFIWALESQKTLSEDELHLLKLAADSVKNKLLPYQVRKRKNEQRSQEFFWKLLTGHISEDQEISDGFHQLGIGVPSTYSVIIIRLKDEIEEKTEKQLHYLLETTQQLQILLATIDYNELIVLASPKTGQKGQPFNDLKQFAANIQKQLEERYKLNNCTIAIGGMYSLITLVHQSYQEALSALKVKERFPDETRHLVSFSELGIYQYLDVLSEKRKHASYPNYSLMQLEAYDKEHHSNLVETLEQFIECDSNVNTAAKKLNIHVNTLNYRLKRISKIAEIDLKNINEKFTIYLEIKLRNMHL
- the ald gene encoding alanine dehydrogenase, translating into MIIGVPKEIKNNENRVALTPGAASQLIAAGHRVIVEKDAGTGSGFENEDYVSVGAEISEQAEAVWEAAEMVMKVKEPLPEEYPYFREGLILFTYLHLAAEPSLAEALKQKGVTAIAYETVSNGRSLPLLTPMSEVAGRMAAQIGAQFLEKPKGGKGILLAGVPGVARGKVTIIGGGVVGTNAAKIAAGLGADVTMIDLSADRLRQLDDQFGNQIKTLMSNPVNIADAVAEADLLICAVLIPGAKAPTLVTEEMVKQMKPGSVIVDVAIDQGGIVETVDHITTHDNPTYVKHGVVHYAVANMPGAVPRTSTVALTNVTVPYALEIANKGAEKAILENPALKAGVNTANGHITYEAVARDLNYGYVPAELAIENSSSAAGA
- a CDS encoding sulfite oxidase-like oxidoreductase translates to MFFGKTKPHKSDRVPPNQNVTTSFPVLHAGHVPEYEDLSKWNLQIYGLVEQPLLLTLDDLHEMPQSEVSNDIHCVTGWSKLDNVWEGIKTKEIAERVKPLPEARFVILHAEEGWTTNVPLEDFLKDSSLLAHSHNGAPLTPEHGFPLRAVMPHLYFWKSAKWLRGIQFTKENHPGFWEKNGYHLRGNPWKEERYSFD
- a CDS encoding biotin transporter BioY — encoded protein: MNNKKLRAGDMALVGMFAALMGIGANITSFAPFLQIGGIPLTMQPFFCLLAGLLLGRKLGALSMIVYALVGFIGAPVFASFSGGISVLFKGSAGFILSYIPAAYAAGWITDKLSEPKTGHFFAASLIGTLIIYLIGVNYTYLAFSTWLNTPMSYSAVWKMMAWFFVKDLAFSVLLAALASKVFRAVQKGAGFRRNPTF
- a CDS encoding Na+/H+ antiporter family protein translates to MNAVVIAVIVMLILSLLRVNVVLALIVGALAGGLTGGLGLGQTVSVFTEGLGGNATVAVSYALLGAFAVALTKTGLPDAMVEAAVKLIGKEGDTRRKTLSKALIVFVILIISCMSQNVVPVHIAFIPVLIPPLLKILNELQVDRRLIACAMTFGLTAPYILLPVGFGQIFQGILKDNMKDAGLSVTLADIPIAMIIPIVGMIAGLAVAAFVYRKPRTYEMKEIAGQKSASYTKKSLSIAVLAIAVSLSVQLYLSQSLDVDGMIFGALSGLAVLFLSGAMKRGEADELITNGMNMMAFIGFVMLAAAGFANVLEKTGDVKALVEASTGFISNNQVLGALLMLVVGLLITMGIGSSFATIPIIATIFVPLCMQLGFSPMATIAIIGTAAALGDAGSPASDSTLGPTSGLNADGQHHHIWDTCVPTFIFYNIPLILFGWIAAIVL
- a CDS encoding leucyl aminopeptidase, coding for MFYAFKDFEKKETLLIGLFKKSRLYGKAEEIDRLLNGQLSQLLKDGDVSSKKAKVSKIFTPSLQGVKRIYIVGLGREAEFTFEDAKQCFAEAVQLIHKDRKQELTVMLDSFVSEEVPAADAAHALAESCMLSCYEVQDYKHRSNVPDQCLQSVYVLTDHDLKEIQASLHVGQVYGNATNSARTLVNMPGNMLTAADLASYAAELAAKYEFECEILEKAEMEELGMGGLLAVNQGSEEPPKMIVLKYQGKETWDDVIGLVGKGITFDTGGYSIKTKSGIVGMKSDMGGAASVLGAMEAIGELRPEQNVLAVIPSTDNMISGSAMKPDDVIVSLSGKTIEILNTDAEGRLALADGLTYAKHHGASVLIDVATLTGGVVVALGTETTGAMTNHDPLYQQVRQAAEEAGEAIWQLPITEKDKKRVKNSQMADLNNSPGREGHAIMAGTFLGEFAEQTPWVHLDIAGTATTAQNSCFGPKGGTGVMVRTLVTFVERFSGNL
- a CDS encoding divergent PAP2 family protein, whose product is MEILTNFPLLASFAAIFFAQFIKVPIYFVVSKKWDWRLVTSTGGMPSSHSAAVTALSTGVALDHGMDSSLFAVSAIFAVITMFDATGVRRHAGEQATVINRLVRDFNRFVNEAKDFPKSHQEEKQKKLKELLGHQPIEVFFGGLTGIALTLLLDYLLM